The following nucleotide sequence is from Trifolium pratense cultivar HEN17-A07 linkage group LG2, ARS_RC_1.1, whole genome shotgun sequence.
AATTATATTGGACATTATTGTCATGAAACCTATCAAATTTTtccttaataattttattttatttttgaaaaaatttatgtGTTACTAAGTGATTCTTAAAAGTAAGTGGTCAATCTCAAGTGACTAATGAATTTTACGGTGTCATAAGTTGTTGTGTTTTGTTCAACATACGAAGCATGAGGGATATTTTAATGGAAGATAAGTGTaaatttattctctttttcatccttttattattaatatctcattaaacaaaatgatatatatagtGAAACTAAAATAACACTAACATGTCATGAATTCATTGCCATCATTGGATCTtttgtggcggaaaacatggacGATTGGATAAAAAGAAAAGAGTGTGCCGTGGTTGGTTGCAAGTTACAACAAGGCAATGATGTTtcggtgaaaaaaaaattgtgataagTAGCATTACTCTAAAAAAATCACCACCTTTAAATTCCTCCAATTTTGCTCCTCGTTCTATCTCCTCCTGCACAAAATATGTAAACTAAACTATTAAATTCAATTTCCCCTCCAATCAATACTTACCATCcgattaaaattcaaattacaaTAGTTATTTTTTCAGAGAAGTTAAGAAAACAAGTTTTATAATTGTTGGTATCGGTCTAACAATGACAGAATTATGGGGTATGAATATTAGTTGTAGGGGTACACTAATAGATTTACATATAGTGTTTGTTACCATTGCTCAACAATACAGCCCAATAGAGCAGAACTAATGCTGAACCAAACAAACTCATTGAATCACATGCCCACAATATCTTGGCCGATAAAAGAAGATAAAcctttgatgttttctctcccgacccccggtgattcttttatacccccaatattccaattttgtccttgcagaaaaattcggttcgcaaaAACCGAATCTTTTCTAGTgaaaattcagagtaaatttcggttttaaaaaaccaaaatttgttttcaaggcaaaaaaaaaaaacttctgtTTCTACAAACCGATGTTTTTTCAAgagcaaaattgaaaattcagcGTATAAAAGGCACACGAGGTCGGAAGATAAAACATCTAAACCTTTTCGTGTGTCGCTGCGGGTTCATTCGCGCgttcttttttatgttttgttcaaAGTAATCTGTTATTTACAGTGAGTAAATGTGGAAAATTATTCATTGTAAACAATTGTTGAAGAATAATAATTGTTCCGACGCATACTCCAGTTAAGATGTACAATTGTTGAAAATGTTTGGTGTTAAACTATAGTTTGTGGTTAACAATGCCGGTTATAGGATGTGGTGATGGAAGAAGATTAATAGCCAAACTTAATTTTCTGACATTATAAAATTGTGAGTGGTGGTAAGGGTGTTGAGTGTTAGGGTATACACCTATCAAAGTTCACACTATGGTACTAGTAAAAAGTCACaacataaaaagattaaaattgGAGGTTTGAGAGGTGAGTTTAGATGATTTTGAGACAATAAAGCATAAGATCCATAAATTAAAATTGCATGTGCTCCGATTTAGATAATTTTGTGTCattaatataaggaaaaaaaatacggTGTCACAGTAGTAGATCAATAGATGTGATATGATAGAAGAAATATGATATTGTGTtatttaatatatgaaaaaagatATAAGGTCACAGTAGATCAGTAGATGTGATATGACAAAGAAGAAACATGATACTgtgttatttaatatattagcACCGCTATTTCTTACGAAAAGTCAAACGACGAAACACAAGAAATGTTATATTTCAtaaaaagtcaacaaaattttaaattggtgTTGGAtgtgccttgaaatctcagttacaaaaattcagaaaaatttGTGTTGAATCTTTGCATCTTTGCagattttgtgaaaaaaaatcttttcttggaggacactctgacttggatttgttttattttaaaaacagatttgttactaatttttaggtatatatttttctataatttgggagtgctttattcatagaaaaataagagagtagagatgtagaggcaaggattagggtttgccaccacacaagggctagagttttagagaggaaaaagagtttttctcttggtacaactctagggtggacgaactatctttgtggtacaccttggaagatattcgggttttgggtagaattaggatgagaatttctttgtaaggttactctttgatatagtggaacagAGGGGTTGCTCTCTCCCCCatactaggtcattattggaccgaactgagTAAACAaacattgtgttctttcttctcctttatcttttatctattgttattatttttgcttattccgcttgttattggttgtcgttctattgctccacacatcaagttatttGTTGGTGTGATTTTGGTATTTGAGGAatagtgtatatatatgttattaCCATTATACTTGCATTCTTCGCTTTCCTTAAAGTgacattcataaaaaaatactccctccgtcccaaaatataagcaaatattggTCAACAAAGTGAATGTATGTGGTCCAAAttcttaaccaaatacatcaaatttcatcgactcatttttgcttatattttgggacggagggagtagcatttttctaaaataattctaaatcaatatttctaaatttttccaATCGAAATATTGAATGCAAGTCTTGTTAGAGTCACTTAAATTTATCTATCTTAACCTAAACGTCTTAAATTTGTCTGTTTGTGcctgaaaatataaaaagatgacCGTGTAAACCCTAAACTCTAAACTGAAGCATAATGTGTTCAAATGAAATCATAACATTTCGCAGACAATGTCCAAGGCTCAAAATGTCACAATGGCATTGGAATAAGTCTCCATTTCCATATGAATTCTCATCAAACGCATGTTTGATTTTGTGGCAAGTTTAATAGTATCactgagggcgtgggaggaggagttgttgggggagtgtcaggcTTTTCTACTTACCATCTCTTTGCAGGATCATGTTTCAGACAGGTGGCAGTGGCGAACTGACCTTGATGACGGTTACACGGTTCGTGGTGCTTATCAGCTCTTGACGAGTCAGGATGACGTTACTCTGGATGCTGCGTCAGGTCTTATCTGGCAccgtcaggttcctttgaaggtttccatttgTGCATGGCGACTCTTGCGGGACAGGTTACCTACAAAAGCAAACCTGGTCACTCGAGGGATTTTATCTACGGAGGCGCATCTTTGTGTTTTTGGTTGCGGGGAGGTTGAGTCGGCTCAGCACTTGTTCCTCTATTGCAGCTCTCTTGGTTCTCTTTGGTCACTGGTCAGCTCATGGATTGGTTCTTCTTCGGTGACTGCTCAGACTCTTCCAGAacactttgttcagtttacgGATTCAGCAGGTGGTTCTAGAGATCGACGTTCTTTCATGCAGCTCGTTTGGCTTGTTTGtgtttgggttgtgtggaccgaaagaaatcATTGATTATTTACAGGCTCAGCAAATTCAGTGCATCATATGGTGGATAAGATCAAGACGTTCTCgtataggtggttgaaagcgacgagtatcactttagctttgaactgccatagttggtggtctaatCCTTTGCTTTATTTGGGCcttgtatagttttttttggttCTTGTACTTTTGACTCTATTTGTAACCTTGTTTTAGTCTtcttggcacgtcttgtgctaaaagactattatatatatatatatatctcattttggcttgttcaaaaaaaaaatagtatcacTGAGTCGCCGTGTGTTTTTGTCAAATCTAACAATGTGattccaaacatacactaaaaaACATGTGCAAAAATCTGTACCATCAAACCACAATTGTACTAAGGCCTTAAATCTTGATGACTGGATCCTCCGAAGAGTCcgaattttgtttcaaaatctTTCACAGCATAACACAGCTATGTTCTGTTCCAATCTGAGTATCTGACAATCAAACTATTCATAATTTGttacatgaaaataataaaagttaaaCGGTAACTTTTCCATCCAAGAATCCTCTCACTACCCTCCTGACAGCACATATATTGTATAAGAACAAGAAAACAATTTGCTTACTGAATACAGAAAGAAACTGCAGTTTTATATCACCTTTGCCAAGGTGTTACAGGATAATAAGACATTTGTAAACATGAAACCAAAATAATGTTTACATGCTTGCAAGCATGAAGAAACATGAATCACCACAAACCCACATTATTTTTCATCTACTTTGCTAAATAGTGATGATCGTTGGGATTAGGTACAACAACACTTAAGGCCTGAAAATAGCAAAGAACCACAAGAATGGAGGAGGAAAACGGCAGGCCATTGATATACAATACAATGATAATCAAGCCACAGCAGTCAGGCATGGATAAAATGCAGTGCCACATGCTATCCACTGCCGTTTCTTCCCATGCGGTACCACACATCCGGGAACCTTCAGCCATTCCTTCCTAGCTATGTTGTAAGTAACCAACCTATTCATTTGTTTTGATCTCAAGGACAACATGAGCAAGCCTTTGTTCCCCAGGCAAGTCATTCTAACGTGCTTACCATAAAAGTCCAAGCACCATATATTTGGCATTCTGTCTACCTCCTTCCACAAGAGTGTCATTTTCTGCAGCTCCCATATGCACACGCACGTGGCTGCATTCTTTGTGAGCAACCCCACAAGCATGATCTGACCATCATACTCAGCCAGAGTGTGATCAGTCAGATGCAGCGGCGCTGGGATTATGTACTGTGTCCAAACCCTTGTTGCCACATCATAGGAAACAACCCCTTCTGGATCTGAACGCATGAAGTAAAGCGTGCTGTCAATAGCGACAGCTTGTGACCTAAAGTTAAGGGACAATGGCAGCTTCACACTTCCAGGGATGTTTCCTGGACGATTCCAAGAGTTTTTCACTGAGTCATAAACTTCATACTCTCCATTGCAACCAACCCATAGGATCTTGTAGCCTGAACCAGCTGAATTTCCATTTACCGTCATCCCTACAGCAACGCGAGACCAGACCTTAACCGACCGAGCTGGCAATTCCTTGAAGGATTGAGTCAGCGGGTTACACACATAGAAGTTACGGTGGCCAATGTCAAGAAAGCAAACTAAACCCCCTGCTGAAGCCACTGGCAAAACGATCAACTTTGTGGGCAGTGGTGATATAGATGGGTGATGCCACTTTTTCAAAGAAGGATCATACATGGCTCCTGAATTCACATTTTCATGGGTTATGGTGTAAAACCATGGATTTTCTTGTGGGACTTGGGCACAGTGCTGAGAAAAGCTTTGAGAAGCCAGCAAAGAATCCCATTGACGGCACACAGAGCGGAAGCGGAAAAATGCCGCAATGGGAAGTCGTGCAATTACAGCCTCAAATAAATCTTCAGGAAAATCTTTCCAGATTTCTTGTTCCATAACTTCACTTGAACAGGATCTTCCTAACGATTTGCCCCTACTTCGATCTTTTCGAGGCTTCTTAGCGGGTGGAGGCTTTAGAGGCTCCGATATCCTGAAACTATGAGACTTTCCAGCTGCCATTACAAGGTCACAACAGTCATCTACAGAGCTATCTTCTTCACTATCAAAGGAGGTCCATCTGCAAAATAGACATACAAAGATTTTCGTAAGCTTCCTCATGTGAAGTAGAAAGACCGACATTCATAGGGACATCAACATGATTTTCACCAGATAATATAAAGGtaatattgaaaagaaaattacagaaCAAGACAACTAAAGTACAAATTGATATTTTACTCAAACACACGTAGGCTGAGCCCGTGTGATCAGGATCATTTATAACCAAGTAATTTTGCATGCAAGCTAAAAGATATAAAAGTAAATGACATGTTAGATGAAACTTCATATTTCAAGGATCAAGAAGACTTTAAAGAACATCAATTCAAGCATGCCTAAAAAATTAGTACATGCCTCAATTCAAGGATCAAGATGAAACTCTAATTATTATCCACACACTATATGACTCTACTTAAGGAAAAACAACATAGAACTTTCCCAATCAACCCTCTGATCTGAGTTCACAGAGATTCCCTAGCTGCCAAAACAGACATTTTCAGAACCACCTTTATACAAGAAATATAATTTTACGTTAGTATATTTGTAGCATGTTTGGATTTGTGTTCAAACACGTCAAAATCATGTCTGATCCACTCTACTGTTATTTtggtataaatataaatatttggtAACTTTGAAATTAACATTGATTTCACCTCCAAATCTCAATTTGATTTGATGTTGTAAAATATTACTTTTGCATTAAAGGGAAAAATTTTATACTACAACCTTGGTGTAAGAGTAACATATCTAAATTTAAATCACTTCACTTCAATCTCAATtttaaccaaattaaatttttgtaaacaAGTTAATTCCAAACAACTTTTAGATACGCTCGCCCAAAAACCCCAACTACACATTCAATTTGTAATAAAAGCAAATTTGTTTATTCTCTAGCATCTTATTTTCTAGGAGGAGTAAATGGAAAGTGGTACTCGAGAATCCCATGTTCATTACGACAAGATCAAATGAAATCCACAACTTCAATATAGAGGAAGTTGGATCTGAAAGGATGCTTAGAATGTACAAGTTCCATCCTCCTTAAGACCTCAACACTTgaatttttccttaaaaaatcaGTAAAAGTTCCATCCAATCATACGAAATTGAGTACACAAGGAATGTGAGTAAGGTACAAAACGGCAATAAAAAGGGTTTGTATGTAAGACATATGACACATAAACAACACATAAAATCGAGTAAATTGCTCTTTATGGAATAATGACAACCAAAACAAGCAAGATACATAGATACTCTAAGATATATGTGACAGACAGTTAAACCAAACAACCAAAGAAATGGACATAATCTAGCAATGATCTTTGATCAGCCAAACAAGATTTTAAAAATGTATCAACAATTGCAATTGTGATTGCCGCATCAAGATTTTTATCTC
It contains:
- the LOC123907886 gene encoding F-box only protein 6 isoform X3, coding for MAAGKSHSFRISEPLKPPPAKKPRKDRSRGKSLGRSCSSEVMEQEIWKDFPEDLFEAVIARLPIAAFFRFRSVCRQWDSLLASQSFSQHCAQVPQENPWFYTITHENVNSGAMYDPSLKKWHHPSISPLPTKLIVLPVASAGGLVCFLDIGHRNFYVCNPLTQSFKELPARSVKVWSRVAVGMTVNGNSAGSGYKILWVGCNGEYEVYDSVKNSWNRPGNIPGSVKLPLSLNFRSQAVAIDSTLYFMRSDPEGVVSYDVATRVWTQYIIPAPLHLTDHTLAEYDGQIMLVGLLTKNAATCVCIWELQKMTLLWKEVDRMPNIWCLDFYGKHVRMTCLGNKGLLMLSLRSKQMNRLVTYNIARKEWLKVPGCVVPHGKKRQWIACGTAFYPCLTAVA
- the LOC123907886 gene encoding F-box only protein 6 isoform X1 codes for the protein MEGLAMLKYLISQLHQLFHDSSSILLQQQQPSLPTTIFLHPPPPTTTTTRWTSFDSEEDSSVDDCCDLVMAAGKSHSFRISEPLKPPPAKKPRKDRSRGKSLGRSCSSEVMEQEIWKDFPEDLFEAVIARLPIAAFFRFRSVCRQWDSLLASQSFSQHCAQVPQENPWFYTITHENVNSGAMYDPSLKKWHHPSISPLPTKLIVLPVASAGGLVCFLDIGHRNFYVCNPLTQSFKELPARSVKVWSRVAVGMTVNGNSAGSGYKILWVGCNGEYEVYDSVKNSWNRPGNIPGSVKLPLSLNFRSQAVAIDSTLYFMRSDPEGVVSYDVATRVWTQYIIPAPLHLTDHTLAEYDGQIMLVGLLTKNAATCVCIWELQKMTLLWKEVDRMPNIWCLDFYGKHVRMTCLGNKGLLMLSLRSKQMNRLVTYNIARKEWLKVPGCVVPHGKKRQWIACGTAFYPCLTAVA
- the LOC123907886 gene encoding F-box only protein 6 isoform X2, whose protein sequence is MEGLAMLKYLISQLHQLFHDSSSILLQQQQPSLPTTIFLHPPPPTTTRWTSFDSEEDSSVDDCCDLVMAAGKSHSFRISEPLKPPPAKKPRKDRSRGKSLGRSCSSEVMEQEIWKDFPEDLFEAVIARLPIAAFFRFRSVCRQWDSLLASQSFSQHCAQVPQENPWFYTITHENVNSGAMYDPSLKKWHHPSISPLPTKLIVLPVASAGGLVCFLDIGHRNFYVCNPLTQSFKELPARSVKVWSRVAVGMTVNGNSAGSGYKILWVGCNGEYEVYDSVKNSWNRPGNIPGSVKLPLSLNFRSQAVAIDSTLYFMRSDPEGVVSYDVATRVWTQYIIPAPLHLTDHTLAEYDGQIMLVGLLTKNAATCVCIWELQKMTLLWKEVDRMPNIWCLDFYGKHVRMTCLGNKGLLMLSLRSKQMNRLVTYNIARKEWLKVPGCVVPHGKKRQWIACGTAFYPCLTAVA